The Primulina huaijiensis isolate GDHJ02 chromosome 17, ASM1229523v2, whole genome shotgun sequence genome window below encodes:
- the LOC140962572 gene encoding uncharacterized protein, producing the protein MTQKEADDSNDVVAGTILINEMPAYVLFDCGATHSFISKKFTKKLRLIPEILVEPFRVATPTSKTIETHRVHRDCEMCINDHLFQAELIQLNMVEFDAILGMNWLSKNHAIVDCRLKNVKLRAPN; encoded by the coding sequence ATGACTCAAAAAGAGGCAGATGACTCAAACGATGTCGTGGCAGGTACCATTCTAATCAATGAAATGCCAGCTTATgtattgtttgattgtggtgccactcATTCGTTCATATCTAAGAAGTTCACTAAGAAATTAAGGCTGATACCTGAAATACTTGTCGAACCCTTTAGAGTAGCAACTCCCACTagtaaaacaattgaaacaCATAGGGTGCACAGAGATTGTGAGATGTGTATCAATGATCACCTATTTCAAGCTGAATTGATTCAACTAAACATGGTGGAGTTCGACGCCATTCTGGGAATGAATTGGCTATCAAAGAATCACGCAATTGTAGACTGCCGCTTGAAGAACGTCAAACTAAGGGCTCCGAACTAA